The window TAGCGCAAGACCTGTTCCTGTTCACGTTGTTCAACCAGGCGCAGGCCGTCTCGCAATACCTCGCTGGCGTTCTGGTAACGGCCCGAGGTGACGAGAGCTTCCACGAACCGGGTCTGATGCTCCGTCAGGACAACATTTCGTGTCGGCATGGCAATCCTCCGAAAAAGTTATTGGCATATACTGCCAAGACGCCGATGAAAAAACAACCGCAATCAGTCAGCTACGCATCATTGCCCGCGAACCGCCTCCGCAACCATCTCGTCATGACGGATGAGGCCCGGCTTGGGGACCGCACCGTGATGATTGAAAAAATCTTCTGAACGTGAAAAGAACACACTTCGCGCTTGAAAAAAAATTACCTGACGAAGCGAGGGACCGCATGCTCTCCAATGAGGCTTTGCTGCAAAAAATCAAGGGCCTGGACGTTGTTGACAAAGCGATTGTTCAGAGTTTTATCGAATCCTCCCTGAAAAGAAAGGAATTGTCTTTGTTGCGCCAAAAAGAAATTTTGCTTCAGACTTCCGTCTGGGACGAGGAAAGCATTCAACGCATTGAGAGCGTTCGCGAAGACATCAACCAATGGCCGATACCCACATTGTAGTCGACACTTCGGTCATCATTGACCATCTGCGCAAGAGAAACAAACGGAACAGTCATCTCTTCAGGACCATTGGATATTACTCGATGCATCTGCCGTCGATCGTCCTTTTTGAGCTTTTTGCCGGTGCAAAGGATCGGCGCAAACAGGACGACATCGAGAATCTCCTTGTCTTGTTTCAACCTGTCGTCTTTCACGGGCCTGTTGCTCGTCAGGCGGCCTCAATCTATCGATCTCTCAAGGAAAATAATCAACTTATCGAAATCCGTGACATTTTCATCGCCGCATCCGCAATGTTCTTGGATCTGCCGCTTTTCAGCCTCAATATCGACCATTTTCAACGCATTGAGGGACTCCAT is drawn from Desulfonatronum thioautotrophicum and contains these coding sequences:
- a CDS encoding type II toxin-antitoxin system VapC family toxin, encoding MADTHIVVDTSVIIDHLRKRNKRNSHLFRTIGYYSMHLPSIVLFELFAGAKDRRKQDDIENLLVLFQPVVFHGPVARQAASIYRSLKENNQLIEIRDIFIAASAMFLDLPLFSLNIDHFQRIEGLHLIRHP
- a CDS encoding type II toxin-antitoxin system ParD family antitoxin yields the protein MPTRNVVLTEHQTRFVEALVTSGRYQNASEVLRDGLRLVEQREQEQVLRYQALREAVAVGVADIESGRFTSFSSADSLRAHIGEVIARTEDAS